The bacterium genome includes the window GGCGAGGCCGCGCTGCCAACCCACGAGAAGCAGAGCAATCTGAAGACGTCGGTGGGATTGAGCAGCAGCAGGTAGCCGAACAGGCCGGGTGGAATACGATCCCCAAGCAGCACCACGGCACCGACGAGAACGAGATCGAACACGAAGACAGCCACGATCCAGAGCAGCATCGAGGAGGCCACGCCCCTGCCGCGATCCTTGGTCAGGATCGATACCAGAAAAGCCAGGGCAAGAAATACGGCGCCCAGAATCAAAACGACGACCACCAGCGAGAGATACTCCAGCGGATCGATCGTGGTGGCCGCCATCAGGATGACGCCTGTGGGCACGAAGCTACACAGCAGGGCCAGCCACAGCGCCGCGCAGCGGCCCAGGAAAAAGCCCACGAAGTACTCGGAGGGCGACACCGGATACGCCAGCACCAGATCGAGCGTCCCGCGCCGCTTCTCGTCCACGATCGCTCCCGAGCCCAGAATCAGGGCCAGCAACGGCACCAGGTAGACCGATAGGTTCATCAAGCTGGCCAGCACCGCGCCTCCGCCAGGCACCTGGGCGACGCCGACCGGCACGGAGCCGAAGAACGTGATCGCCAACGCGGAAAGAAGAAAGAGAGCGCCGACGGTCCAGATCCACCGATTCCGCAGGCGGTCTCCGAACTCGCTGAGCGCGATGGTGATGACGGCGCTAGTCGGTTTCAGCGAGCACCTCCTCGAGCGTGGGCTCCTCGAAACGCAGCTCCTCGATCGCTTCCGAAAAGGTATTGAGCTCGGCCAGGAAAGGAATCTTGTTGCCTTGCGGAACGCTGATCACGATGCTTCCGTTTCTTCCGGCCACGATGGCGGTGGAGAGTCGGCCGAGAGCAGCTTGCAGCTCCTGATCGAGGTCCGGCGCCGATCGGAGGATCACTTTCAACGGCAGATCGAGCTCACCGCGCAGCTCGCTCTCGGTCCCGAGTGCCTGCACCACGCCCTTCTTGAGGATGCAGATGCGATCCGCGGTGCCCGAGACCTCTGAGAGTCGGTGCGAGGAGAACACCACCGTCCGCCCCTCGACCCTGTCGACGAGCTCGAAAAAGCGCCGCACCCCGTGGGAATCGAGACCTTCGAGCGGCTCGTCCAGGACTAGAACCCGCGGGTCTCCGAGTAGTGCCTGGGCGAGATTCAGTCGCTGGCGCATACCCTTCGAGTACACACCGACCTTCTTGTCCGCCGCATCCCGAAGTCCGACTCGATCCAGCATCGGCCGCACCTCGGTGACCTCGACCCCGCGCAAGCGAGCGTAAAAGCCGAGTGTTGTCGCTCCCGTCAGGTTCTCGTGAAATACCACCCTCTCGGGCATGAACCCGAGCCGGCCGCGAAACGCCCGCCAGCCTCCGGGTCGCAGCCGCTCGCCGCCGAGCAGTAGCCTGCCGCCCGACGGCTTCGACAGGCCCACGAGCATCCGCAGGAGAGTCGTCTTGCCCGAGCCGTTCCTGCCCAGTAGGGCCAGACGCTCGCCCGGGCGAACCTCGAGATCGGTCGGTGCCAGTGCCTGAACACCGCCGAAGCTCTTGGAGATTCCCTCCAGGTGAATCAATGGTGCTCTCCGGGAAGATGGGGCAATTTGCTGAGCGGACCGAAGTAGTCCACCGGTCGAGCCGGGTAGCGATGGAGAACGTGCTCCCAATCCGCCATCGAAGGAGAGGATCGAGGCTTGGGGTCGACCGCCTTCGGCACGCTGATGATCGGAAACTCCCGCTCGGCAAGGGCAAGCAGTTGCAGGCTGGGGCTGGTCAGCAGCAGCTTGGCGAGCGGATGCGTCGTCAGCAGAGCGTCGACCAGGGTGTTCGACCGATAAGCGACCTCGCCCCTGCCGTCGCCGTCGAGATCCCAACCGTTGTAGTCGGTCCAGAAGTTGCCCTCCCAGGTCTGGTCCTTCGCCGCCACGAACTCCACCTGGATGTGGTTCTCGATGAACGCGTTGTCCTGGACCTCGTTGTCCTCGGACCCGCCCCAGTAGTGCAGCCCGAGATTGTTTCGCGCCACGATATTGGAACGGATCTCGTTGTACAGGGAGTTGTAGACGAAGAGTCCCTTGGTGTTGCCGACCAGGGTGTTGTCGACGGCCGCGGCTCGGGTCACCTGGACGAGCAGCATTCCATGGGTGGCGTTGTTGTGCAGGACGTTGCCCCGAGCTTCGATCGCGCTCGAAAACATCAGGGCCAATCCCACCAGGTTCTCGCGGGCTCGATTGTCGTTGTAGACGCTTCGATCGCACCACATGGTATGGACGGCGTAGCGAGAGCGCGAGATGTCGTTGCCGGTCACGGTGCAATCGTGACTCAGCTCCATGTAGATCCCATCCCGACAGTCGGCCAAGGAGTTGCCCGAGATCGTCGCCCCGGTCACATTCCAGAGATGGATGCAATCACCGCGCTGTTCCTGCAGTAGCTCGGCCACGCCCTGAATCCGGTTTCCTTTGGCGACAGCGTTCTCGCTACCGTGAAGCCAGATGCCGAACCTGCACTTCTCGATGTCGTTGTCGAGAAGCCTGGCTCCGCCCGACGCCTGCTCGACGCGAATACCCGCATGCGATGACTCGAGATCGAGACCGCAGTTGCGCAGCGTCAGGCCCTCGATGGTTACGTTCGGCGCGTCGACCAGAACCAGTGTGCCGGTTCCGCCGCCATCGATGACGGCGCCTTTCTCGCCTCGCAGTGTCAGGGGCCGGTCCACCACCAGGTGCTCTCGGTAGATCCCCGGCTCCATGACGACGATGTCGCCATCGGAGCTCCGTGAGATAGCCTCCTGTAGCGAGCCGGTCCCGGGACCCAATCTCCAGGTTCGGGCCGCGTCCGCCGGATTTGCCCCCACCAACAGTGCCAGCAGAAGCGCGCCGGTCAGCACTCTGGGAGGCCGTTTCTCTTTGGCGGCGAGAATCAACTCGGGGCACCTCGCATGGTTCTGAGCGGTGTTTTGACAATCCCAGCACTGCAGACACTCGCGGTAGTCGATGCGTCCGGTTTCGAACGAGATGGCTCGAGGCTCGCATTCATGCCCGCAGATCTTACAGTCGCTGCACATGTTGTAGCGAACGAGGGGGCGCCAGGGTTTTCGAGACGGTATGGCCAGCGCCCCGCCCAGCGGACAGAGGAAGCGACAGAAGAACCGGTGACTCACGACTGACGCCAGGGTGATCACGATGAAGTACGCCACGAACGCGCCAGGGCGAACCAGTCTCAAGACGAAGGTCTTGAAAGGCTCTACCTCGTCGAGGGCCTCGGCCAGTGGAAGGTTGAAGAACGAGACCAGCAGGATCACCAGAAAGGTCACGTACTTGCCGAAGCGCCAGTACGTCGGCGGTTCCCAGGCCTCCAGTTTGTGCCGCACCTTCTCCGGGACCACCGCCTGCCAAATATTGAGCAGGACCTCGAGCAACGCCCCATAGGGGCACAGCCAGCCGCAGAAAAACCCCCGGCCCCAAACGAACAAAGAGATCACAATAGTGATCCAGAAGATGAAGATCAGGGGCTCCGAGAGGAAGATCGCGGCCGGAAACCGCCGCTCGATCGCCGATCCGGCGAGCGTCAGGATCTGGGTCGTGCTCGGCTGGGCCTTGAGGACCAGCCCGGCGCCAACGGCTGCCAGTGTGGCCACGGTGACGTGCACCAGCTTGCGGTGGCGGAGAATCCGTTGCTTGAAAGCGAACGCCACGGCCGTCCCGAGGATGAGAAGCGTCAGGAAGACGACGCCGGGCGCGAGCGCCACCCAGCGCGCCGCCCAGAAGGGCATCTCGGACTCGACGAACCTCTCCGGCAACCGGTAGTCGGCGAGAAAAGTCTCGTACGTTCTCTCTTCCTCGAGGCGATACGGCACGGTGAGCTGGAAGGTCCAGGGGGCCGCCGGATCGAACTCCGGATCGACGAAGAAGATTCCGCCTTCGCGCAGCCCCGGAGCGCCATTCGCCTCCAGCCTGGGAAGGTTGATGTAGTCGAGGTCCGCGAATACGAAGATCTTGCCATCCTGCTCGAGCTGGAACCGGTCGAAAATACCGCCGCGCGCGAACCCGGCGCCCTTGAACGAGAGCTCTCCATTGCCGCCGACGTAGATCGCGCTGCCGCCGTCTCTCTCCAGCCTCTCCCGGACCACGTTGTAGAAGCGGTCCCCAAGGAGGTTTCGGCCGATCGCCGGTGGGTCGAGTATGGCGAAGCGCAGATCGACCGCCACCGAATCGCTCGGCAGCCCCAGCACGGCGGAGCCGACGGTGATGCTCCCAATGCTGCCGTGGCGCACCAGCTCGCGCCAGGTCAGTGCTTCGTAGTGCATCGAGGGCCGATCGACTCTGATCTGTGAGGCCTCGATGAAACCCTCGGTGCGGCCAACCAGCCGACCGGCCTCAAGAACCGTGGCGTTCTCGGCCACCGCGGTGACGGTCGCACCGCTGATGCCGTCCACGGCGACGTAACCTTCCTTGGTGCCTCGGCCGATGATGATCCGGTCGGCGATATTCAAGCCGATGTACTGGTCGACGAAGGCGTGAATGACTTCGTCTGGGAGACCGATCAAGACGATCGGCTCGGAGTGGCGCACGATCTTGAGACCGGTGATGGTTCCCGCGGTGTCCAGTCCGACCAGTGTGTTGATGGTCTGTCCGGAGTAGGCGGGGACCTCCACTAAGTCATCCGTGAGGAACACGAACCCGAGCAGAGGCCGTTCGCCGGCCTCATCCCCCAGCTCATCTACTGCCTCAGCTTCTGTCTCAACTGGGGGACCGTAGGCCCTCCAGTGGTTCCCGCCACGGACGAACTCCTCGGCGCCGGGAAGGACATCGTGGAGCTCGTACGCGTATTGCTGCTCGCCGAAGTGGAGCTGAGCCGGTGCTGGTGCCGGAGTAA containing:
- a CDS encoding ABC transporter permease subunit is translated as MPFRKRSRSCVSRSPRSRRCSLKPTSAVITIALSEFGDRLRNRWIWTVGALFLLSALAITFFGSVPVGVAQVPGGGAVLASLMNLSVYLVPLLALILGSGAIVDEKRRGTLDLVLAYPVSPSEYFVGFFLGRCAALWLALLCSFVPTGVILMAATTIDPLEYLSLVVVVLILGAVFLALAFLVSILTKDRGRGVASSMLLWIVAVFVFDLVLVGAVVLLGDRIPPGLFGYLLLLNPTDVFRLLCFSWVGSAASPLGLAAISPPFPTAVLAGVLVAWTIVPLLVSGRLFHRRLGADTLV
- a CDS encoding ABC transporter ATP-binding protein, which translates into the protein MIHLEGISKSFGGVQALAPTDLEVRPGERLALLGRNGSGKTTLLRMLVGLSKPSGGRLLLGGERLRPGGWRAFRGRLGFMPERVVFHENLTGATTLGFYARLRGVEVTEVRPMLDRVGLRDAADKKVGVYSKGMRQRLNLAQALLGDPRVLVLDEPLEGLDSHGVRRFFELVDRVEGRTVVFSSHRLSEVSGTADRICILKKGVVQALGTESELRGELDLPLKVILRSAPDLDQELQAALGRLSTAIVAGRNGSIVISVPQGNKIPFLAELNTFSEAIEELRFEEPTLEEVLAETD
- the nosD gene encoding nitrous oxide reductase family maturation protein NosD translates to MRGGATLALVTVLVAGGALTPAPAPAQLHFGEQQYAYELHDVLPGAEEFVRGGNHWRAYGPPVETEAEAVDELGDEAGERPLLGFVFLTDDLVEVPAYSGQTINTLVGLDTAGTITGLKIVRHSEPIVLIGLPDEVIHAFVDQYIGLNIADRIIIGRGTKEGYVAVDGISGATVTAVAENATVLEAGRLVGRTEGFIEASQIRVDRPSMHYEALTWRELVRHGSIGSITVGSAVLGLPSDSVAVDLRFAILDPPAIGRNLLGDRFYNVVRERLERDGGSAIYVGGNGELSFKGAGFARGGIFDRFQLEQDGKIFVFADLDYINLPRLEANGAPGLREGGIFFVDPEFDPAAPWTFQLTVPYRLEEERTYETFLADYRLPERFVESEMPFWAARWVALAPGVVFLTLLILGTAVAFAFKQRILRHRKLVHVTVATLAAVGAGLVLKAQPSTTQILTLAGSAIERRFPAAIFLSEPLIFIFWITIVISLFVWGRGFFCGWLCPYGALLEVLLNIWQAVVPEKVRHKLEAWEPPTYWRFGKYVTFLVILLVSFFNLPLAEALDEVEPFKTFVLRLVRPGAFVAYFIVITLASVVSHRFFCRFLCPLGGALAIPSRKPWRPLVRYNMCSDCKICGHECEPRAISFETGRIDYRECLQCWDCQNTAQNHARCPELILAAKEKRPPRVLTGALLLALLVGANPADAARTWRLGPGTGSLQEAISRSSDGDIVVMEPGIYREHLVVDRPLTLRGEKGAVIDGGGTGTLVLVDAPNVTIEGLTLRNCGLDLESSHAGIRVEQASGGARLLDNDIEKCRFGIWLHGSENAVAKGNRIQGVAELLQEQRGDCIHLWNVTGATISGNSLADCRDGIYMELSHDCTVTGNDISRSRYAVHTMWCDRSVYNDNRARENLVGLALMFSSAIEARGNVLHNNATHGMLLVQVTRAAAVDNTLVGNTKGLFVYNSLYNEIRSNIVARNNLGLHYWGGSEDNEVQDNAFIENHIQVEFVAAKDQTWEGNFWTDYNGWDLDGDGRGEVAYRSNTLVDALLTTHPLAKLLLTSPSLQLLALAEREFPIISVPKAVDPKPRSSPSMADWEHVLHRYPARPVDYFGPLSKLPHLPGEHH